Sequence from the Paenibacillus riograndensis SBR5 genome:
GGCTCGGCAGCGGGCTGATTTCAGCGGCATATTCCTCACTGTGCGCTTTGTCCCGGCGGGGGTAGTCTACACGACGCGGCCGCAGGACAATTTTTCTACGCTGGTTGCGGTCCAGATTGGAGTCATCATCTTGCTTGTCCATGGCGCGCCTCCTACTCGTTAGGCTTGAACGTCAGACAACAGGTAGCAGAGGAATTGCCGGCATAATCATGATGGCCCTGACCAGCCATTTCTTCGGCATATTCTTCCTTGAAGGCGTTGCCCGAATGCTTGTCGATCTCGATGAGTATTTCGTCTGCACGGCACAAGTTCTGTTCTCCCCAATAATGACAGTTGCTCACACTGCATTTCACAAGCGTTTTTGCGGTTGTCATAGTTATCACCTCGGCTTCATTATGTCCGCTGTAAGCGAACCCTATGCTGCACAAGGGTTTCCAATTCCGTTACAGCTTCCTAAGCGGGGATAAGTTAAGAAAAACGGCTGTGCCGTCCTCTCACGGGACAGCGCAGCCGTCTTGGTTCTAACGTTACCTGAAGAACGACTCCCCATGAATCCTACGGCAACTCTTTAAGTGGAAAAAGGTACACTAATTTGCCGAAGTACCCTACCCTCGGGCAGATGAAGTGGAAAAAGGGTCACTAATTCAGCTCATTTCACCATTGAACCGGAAATGTGGCCCAATTAGATTTATTCCACTTCACTCTCAGGATTTCTTAATTTTCGGAAAAATAAGTTCCCTTTTTCCAACTAGCACCTGCGAAGAAGCCGGTAAAGACGGATCGCCCTATTCCTTCGCGATCGATCCGCAGCTGTTACGGACAGGAGAGCCCTTATTGAGAGAAGATTCGGCTATTCCGCAGGACTACGGACTGAGATGCCTTTATTTCTCCCTAAATTCTTATCTTTCAAAAAAAGACCGCATCCGCCCTAACTAAAAGGCAAATGCGATCTTCTGGAAATGGAGCAGCTTAACTCAGATTATACCTGGTTCTGCATGCGTTTTTCGGTCAGATAGTCATTCTCATAATAACTGAGGTCATCCCGCAGTTCTTCATAAACCTTGGTAATATCCAAAATAATGTCCCGTGCCGGGCGGACCGGCTTTTTGCGGAAACGGATCGCATCCTGGCCCGTGTAGG
This genomic interval carries:
- a CDS encoding DUF1540 domain-containing protein, with the translated sequence MTTAKTLVKCSVSNCHYWGEQNLCRADEILIEIDKHSGNAFKEEYAEEMAGQGHHDYAGNSSATCCLTFKPNE